Proteins co-encoded in one Flavivirga eckloniae genomic window:
- a CDS encoding SGNH/GDSL hydrolase family protein: protein MKNIVAYSIILFLLVSCKTSHLISVSHTDKRITYEGRIGQNEGNTASEIYWSGSSIKINFEGTTAKATLEDENGENYFNIIIDGTEFETLKLSAGKHTYTLAENLPFGKHSVELTKRNEWTYGTTRFYGFDIMGSQILPADKEKPIFIEFYGDSITTGHGNEDYSGEDKPEGNVTNNYNTYAAMTARNINAEYACIARGGIGIMVSWFNMIMPEMYYRLNPNDANSKWDFSKKQADIMVVNLFQNDSWIVNHPEHEEFKRRFKNEKPNEEQIVQAYSTFIKILRDKNPTANMVCVLGNMDITKKSSPWMNYVQKAVSNLNDKKIHTCFVPYKNSEGHPKVEEHITISKKLTQLIKSIK, encoded by the coding sequence ATGAAAAACATCGTAGCTTATTCCATAATACTGTTCTTACTAGTTAGCTGTAAAACTTCCCATTTAATCTCGGTTAGCCATACAGATAAAAGAATAACATACGAGGGACGAATCGGTCAAAATGAAGGTAATACAGCTTCAGAAATATATTGGTCTGGATCATCAATTAAAATTAATTTTGAAGGAACTACGGCAAAAGCAACTTTAGAAGATGAAAACGGCGAAAATTATTTCAACATTATTATTGATGGTACCGAGTTTGAAACCTTAAAACTAAGCGCGGGAAAGCACACTTATACACTTGCTGAGAATTTACCTTTTGGCAAACATTCGGTTGAACTAACCAAAAGAAACGAATGGACTTACGGAACTACTCGTTTTTATGGTTTCGACATTATGGGGTCTCAAATACTTCCGGCAGATAAAGAAAAGCCCATTTTCATTGAATTTTATGGCGATTCAATTACAACAGGGCATGGCAATGAAGATTATTCGGGAGAAGACAAACCAGAAGGCAACGTTACCAACAACTATAACACGTATGCCGCCATGACGGCTCGCAACATTAATGCGGAATATGCTTGTATTGCACGAGGAGGTATAGGAATTATGGTAAGCTGGTTTAATATGATTATGCCCGAAATGTATTATAGACTCAATCCGAATGATGCCAACAGCAAATGGGATTTTTCCAAGAAACAAGCAGACATCATGGTTGTTAACCTATTTCAAAATGATTCCTGGATTGTAAACCACCCCGAGCACGAAGAGTTTAAACGAAGGTTTAAAAACGAAAAGCCCAACGAAGAACAAATTGTACAGGCATACAGTACTTTTATAAAAATACTACGAGACAAAAACCCTACTGCTAACATGGTGTGTGTTCTGGGCAATATGGATATAACTAAAAAAAGTTCGCCTTGGATGAATTATGTTCAAAAAGCAGTTAGCAACCTAAATGACAAAAAAATTCATACCTGTTTTGTGCCATATAAAAATTCGGAGGGGCACCCAAAAGTTGAGGAACATATTACCATTTCAAAAAAGTTAACCCAACTAATAAAGAGTATAAAATAA